The Streptomyces europaeiscabiei genome window below encodes:
- a CDS encoding DUF4291 domain-containing protein — MTESERPSETEPKFRVRARHTADTVTVYQAYRPEIGGPAARHGRFPAAWKRDRMTWIKPSFLWMMYRCGWGTKEGQETVLAVEMTREGFEWALRHACLSHYVPELHADQADWKRQLKRSPTRVQWDPERDLHLNPLQHRSLQLGLAGEAAVRYADEWIVGIEDVTPLARQVHGHVRAGELDRAAALLPQERPYPVVEDVLSHLR; from the coding sequence GTGACTGAAAGTGAACGCCCCTCAGAGACCGAACCCAAGTTCCGTGTCCGTGCCCGCCACACCGCCGACACGGTCACCGTCTACCAGGCGTACCGCCCGGAGATAGGCGGCCCGGCCGCGCGCCACGGTCGTTTTCCGGCCGCGTGGAAGCGGGACCGGATGACCTGGATCAAGCCCTCCTTCCTGTGGATGATGTACCGCTGTGGCTGGGGTACGAAGGAGGGGCAGGAGACCGTCCTGGCTGTGGAGATGACCCGTGAGGGGTTCGAGTGGGCGCTGCGGCATGCGTGTCTGTCGCACTACGTGCCCGAGCTGCACGCCGATCAGGCGGACTGGAAGCGCCAACTGAAGCGGTCACCGACGCGGGTGCAGTGGGACCCGGAACGGGATCTGCATCTCAACCCCCTGCAACACCGCTCCCTCCAGTTGGGGCTGGCGGGCGAGGCGGCGGTGAGATACGCGGACGAGTGGATCGTCGGGATCGAGGACGTGACACCGCTGGCCCGGCAGGTGCACGGTCATGTGCGGGCGGGGGAACTGGACCGGGCGGCCGCGTTGCTGCCGCAGGAGCGGCCGTATCCGGTGGTGGAGGACGTGCTGAGCCATCTGCGGTGA
- a CDS encoding DUF6585 family protein, producing MDIPRERRHVLDPDDPLVRVSDADRPGDDAPRPTTDVYRSPARPRSILMIFHIVNSACGKACWGNRRAVGVAMGARNLWDEIPATVPGAAAERQLGAGRYAFRTQTSSVSWWGSFMLLLVTAFCVMMVFVISGESEWTNAILFIILGGCTFLGAIAVPLAARFRPVAWCAVFTNGVVYQYGSQPPIAGSWDEITGCQRHATDHVRNGVTMSTTHSVYVQMPAGNFMVSGDRPEAREVGTLIANGWLAVRSRGAEEDAKARLAELGTLLQTGGRVAFGPFTVSLAGLEHAGRVLAWEKISEVDLMGSTIHVLVTGERKPAAREPVSSVPDSVLFLTVSDALRRSARQPTQ from the coding sequence ATGGACATCCCCCGCGAGCGGCGTCACGTCCTCGATCCCGACGATCCACTCGTCCGCGTATCCGATGCCGACCGACCGGGGGATGATGCGCCCCGACCGACAACCGACGTCTACCGCTCTCCAGCCAGACCTCGTAGCATCCTGATGATATTTCACATCGTCAACTCAGCTTGTGGCAAAGCCTGTTGGGGTAATCGGCGCGCGGTGGGAGTGGCGATGGGGGCCCGAAACCTATGGGACGAGATCCCGGCGACAGTGCCGGGAGCGGCGGCGGAGCGGCAGCTCGGCGCGGGGCGATACGCCTTCCGCACACAGACGAGTTCGGTGTCCTGGTGGGGCTCGTTCATGCTCCTTCTGGTCACCGCGTTCTGCGTGATGATGGTCTTCGTCATCAGTGGTGAGAGCGAGTGGACGAATGCGATCCTCTTCATCATCCTCGGCGGATGCACCTTCCTCGGGGCGATCGCCGTTCCGCTGGCCGCACGCTTCAGACCGGTCGCGTGGTGTGCCGTTTTCACGAACGGCGTGGTCTACCAGTACGGTTCGCAACCACCCATCGCCGGATCCTGGGACGAGATCACCGGATGCCAGCGACACGCGACGGATCACGTGCGTAACGGGGTCACCATGTCGACCACGCATTCCGTGTACGTCCAGATGCCGGCCGGCAACTTCATGGTGTCGGGTGACAGGCCCGAGGCTCGGGAAGTCGGAACCCTGATCGCGAACGGCTGGCTCGCGGTTCGGAGCCGGGGCGCGGAAGAGGACGCGAAGGCCCGACTGGCCGAGCTCGGCACGTTGTTGCAGACCGGGGGACGGGTGGCATTCGGGCCGTTCACGGTGAGCCTGGCCGGGCTGGAGCACGCGGGCAGGGTCCTGGCCTGGGAGAAGATCAGCGAAGTCGATCTGATGGGATCGACCATCCACGTACTGGTCACCGGTGAGCGCAAGCCCGCAGCGCGGGAGCCGGTCTCCAGCGTGCCGGACAGCGTCCTGTTCCTCACCGTCTCGGACGCACTGCGGCGATCGGCGCGGCAGCCCACGCAGTGA